In Carassius carassius chromosome 27, fCarCar2.1, whole genome shotgun sequence, the sequence AGTGTGAGTTTCTGTGTCACATTTGGTGAGTGTTCCACAAGATTGTATGTGTCCAGCTGCCAAACTCTGTTCTGGAGAGCATCAGTATGATTGACACTCTGGGGAACCTAGGGAGGAAGACAGAAGAGAAGATCAGCCAAAGCACATACAGGCAGACAGAGTAGGTTATTATGCATGTACAGGTATGTCAAACTTTAGTATGAGGAATACCTGTTTTTGAAATATAAGATAGAGGgtgttttcaaaacattaaaaatactttCTGATTTAGTTTTTTACTACTGTCTACTGAGATGCCTTTTTTAAGCATtgcatttttatatacagtataagctaTACATTTATGGATGTATTTTTATCCAACCTTAGACTACATTTGAACGAAAAAATAATTGGGAATAACACATTACAAATTACGCATGTTGCACATTTTGAGCATAATAAGCAAGATTATGTGATATTTCTTACAcgtataatataacataataccTGAGCTGCTTTTTAAGTAACCCTCTTCCTTCTCCACATTGCAGTCAAGTCTTGTTCATTGTGTGCAACTAAGTGTCTATACTGCAAGCGGGTGGCATGATGCAAAAAAGCAACAAAACTAGGCCACCCCCATTATAATCAATGAAGTTATCTACACTGCAAGACTGTCAGAAGGACAAACACAGCAAAAAAACACCAAAATGCCAAACTCAACACTGATGTTTTGGAAGAGGAGTCTCAGCCAATTAATAAGAGAAAAAGTTACAGCTCAAAGATAAAGCACGaatgtatggaagcttgtttctgccactgaaaaaaaatttaaataaaaaaataaataaaggttattgttgctttttatctcacaattcagactttttttctcaaaattgcaagTTCACAtttcgcaattacctttttatttttttattcagtggcagaaatgggcttccatacaaaAGTAACTACTGTAATTaaagaaagtattttatttatttatttatttattttttacaatgaatTGCTTTTTATTAGAAGTACAtgcttaaatatactttaaaaaatgtatccaacaCAGATTACAGTAAATATAGGTGAAATTTATAATTTCTTTGCAGCTaaatataattatgacattaaaacaataatggcatttattttttaacaatttactcattctttagaaaaaatattattattattatgaaaaaattaTACCCTGTCCAATGGTTGAGCCACTGTTGCTATATCAGGCTGGGCTGCGTTTCAAagaagcagtgttattttagtatggtttttttatgttttaattatttcacttaaatattagtaatttatatttttacttatttgtttgcatattctgttttatttcaatgaataaaaaccatgtttaatagtttttgttcacTATAATGACACTGCCCAGAAGCCTTGTGAGTCTCAGTTGATCATACAGACCATTGGTGCATTTCTACAGTCTACTACTTAGGTTTACAATGCTTTTTGGAAATGCTGCCCTGTTTgagatgctcaaacaaacagagcaatgttttgacAGTCACATTGTCTTTAGGGGAATCAGCCAACAAGCAGTTCACTTTTAGTTGACTCATATTAAACTGGGATAGGAAGCAATATTACCATTAGAAAATGATATACTTCATTCACCTTTAAGTATTTGCATGATTATCTCTAAAGCTCACTCGAGTTTGTTTTGCTTAAGAGTTACCTCCAGTACTTGACAGCACTTGTTTTTTATCAGACAAACCCATAATGTAGAATGTAGCATTAATATAGCTGCAGTAATGAGGTCACGTCATTGAATCAGAACGTCCTGCAATCCCAGCATACCTGGGGTGTGCCGAAGAGACAAAGGGAGTGGACATAGCAGAACAGCAGGACACAGATGTAGCCCCTCCTGGAggtacacactcactctctctgcctctctatcCATCTTTGACTCCAGCTGAGCTCTGAAAGGTGAGGAGAGGCCAAGGAGGAAGGATCACGAGAAAGGCATCTCCCATCGCTGAGTGTGTGCTGACAGTTCACATGGGCTGATCACCAGCATTTTACTGCTCTCGATGCCGTCCAGAGCCATCTCGCTGTCCACGCAGAAACGAGACGCCAGGTGCTCCAGGTGAGTGCCAGATTTCTGCCAACGCTGCAGTAACACAGGGCATATGAGCACATGTGTAAGTGCACATTAGCTGTGGACAGCATAAAATATCTTGCATGTAATGTATAGTACACATTTATACTTTACATATATCTACTTATACGTACGTCTCCCTGCACAACAAACAACGTGAATGTTTTCTGATGCTACAGTATGCCGCACATCCGACACTGACATGACAAATGTGAAGTATGGAAACGCTGACATCGGCCTGAGAGTAAAGCCTCTCCTGAGAGGCTGTCTAACGCTGGGACTGATACTCATAGAGCTGATGTCAGTGGGTTTCTCCAGAAGCTTTCTAAGTGTGGCCTGATTTATGGTCTGTCACGTATGTCTCCTGCATTCTCGTCAGTGGAGTTACCTGCTTGCCGTCGCTGATGTTGCACGGCACAAGCAGGATCTGGGAGGCAGGAAAAGTGGTGGAGACGGACAGACAGTGCTGCTGCTGGCGAATTTGCTGTCCATGGGTGTAGATCCACTCCTGTGTGGAAAAAAAACAGGCTTTTCAGATGCTGAACTAATGTATAACAAAATGACAAAGCAAAAGCAATTCCCTTTCAAGAGAATTACACAGATTTCAACAAACTACATTTCTTTGCTGTAAatacaaatatcttacaaatattttattgtaatagttcacccaaaaatgaaaatttgcttactCTCAGGCAATTTAAGATAACAGCTTTACGCTtcataagatgttaactgatggactggaatgATGTTGATTATAGTGATGTTTTCTATCAGTTgattgaactctcattctgatggcacctattCCCTGcttaggatccattggtgagcaagtaataaaaaaaaaaaattctccaaatctgttctgatgaagaaacaaacttacatttacatcttggatagcctgagggtgacAAAATTTTCAGCAAACTGCCATTTGGGATGAACGATTCCTTTAAATGTTATGTGACCGATTGGACTGATaccaaattaacatttaaaatggcaAACTAAATGTCTTTAATAAAGTCTTCTAGTGAGtcacatttgttcattaatttgtatttatcttaaaaaaattaatctttcGTAGATTTAGCATTTACATTACACTTCTGCATTTACCAGACACTTATTCAAAGCGATTTTTTAATAGTGGAACATAAGCAATTCATCACGGAGCcaacaatatttatattatacaatgGCATATTTATTAGAAAACTAGATTAGGAAACAAGCTACTGTAGAGCATTTACAGACTTGTTCATTTAAAGATGTCTGTTCTAGTATGTCATCTCTACTTAAATggtaaacacagagagagagagagagagagagagagagagagggagagagagagagagagagagagagagagagagagagagagagagagagagagagagagagagagagagagagagagagagagagagagatatgttgGAGGAAAAAAGACACTTTTTTCATTCCTTTGAGAAGGTGGTCTCATTTGCAGTTCTGAGACACGTAGGGAGAGAATGACGCATGAGGGCAGTGTGAAAATGTACTTTTGTGAGCCATGCTGATGAACCGCTTCCCATCTGGTGAGTCTTACAGACGCTTAACAAGGTCATGCGCAGCAGGCAGCAGGGAAACATGCTCTTGTGGTGTTATGAACACACTTAAGAGCTCTGAAATCACTTTTGTGGTGTTCTGGCCCCAAATCTACTTTCTACATTCATCTCTGGGCTTCATAATTTAGAGAATAAACAtctgaaaaaggcaaaaaaaaacatttacgaTGAACAAGAGAGAGACtcagttaaataaatatttagagtaGAATGAGGGAGATTTTTATGACTAGTAGTTGGTGGCTTTAGCTGAACCATATTTTCAGTTTaagaatttaagattttttttagtttttccatCACAGCATATgaaatggaaataataataaaaaatataataaatataatactatCTGTCTATCTACACTGAACacaatttttcatgagctgaactcaaaggtctaagactttttctatgtacataaAAGGCCTATTTCCcttaaatattgttcacaaatctgtctaaatctgtgtcagtgagcacttctcctctgCCGAGATAacccatccacctcacaggtgtggtatATCAAGACGCTGATTAGCATTATTATTGCataggtgtgccttaggctggccacaataaaaggccacccTAAAATGTGcaagttttatcacacagcacaatgccacagatgttgcaaaagctgttgcccgtgaattcaattttaatttctttaccacaagccatctccaaaggcgtttcagagtcGTCGTCATCCTCAtcagggtctcgacctgactgcagttcgtcttCATAACCAactgagtgggcaaatgctcacattcgatggcgtctggcactttggagaggtgctctcttcacggatgaatcctggttttcactgtacagggcagatggcagacagcgtgtatggcgttgtgtgggtgagcagtttgctgatgtcaatTTCGTGGATcgaaaaactgcacattttagagtggccttttattgtgaccAGTCTAAGGCACacatgtgcaataatcatgctgtctaatcagcatcttgatatgccactcCTGTGAGGtagatggattatctcagcaaaggagaagtgctcactaacacagatttagacagatttgtgaacaatatttgagagaaataggccttttgtatctatccatccatctagaTTTAAATATCATACATTGATAATTTTACAGAATTTATAGTTCTTTGTAAAACACCCCATACATTTTAAACTGATAATTCCTAGTGGCAGAGCTGAAGTTATGCAAATCTATTTTAATTTCGCTGCACTTTCATACTATTtctttaaatactattaataatagcAAATAGTACCATAAAAATGTCAATTTCAAACAATTCTGTATCTTGTTTGCTAGCTCAAATTAAAATCCAGCAACTGAATGGACTTTAATAGCCATTCATGATTCAATTCTGAATGACGCACAATTGTGTTTTTTCTTCCAGGCTCATGTGCAGGTGAGGGAGCCATGAAGGGTGACAGTAGGGCATATTAGCTGCTCGGAGACCAGAGGGCACCTCTTTGTTTAATATAATTACACAGGAGTGCACAAATGTgacctgaattatattttatcacCCTGCTGTAAAAGCTGCCCTTTCAACATGCCCCTGGTTGAATAGTATTTAATGTAATCTAGCATCTCAGAGTCGCAGCCTAACCCTGCAAGATGTCACTGATTCCTGGCGTGagaataaaaatacacacaaccTTTGCTCCTCCTTTGATTTTCACCAATATGTGAGTGCAGTGCTTAAAGGCAAGATATGTTGTAAATGGTTATAATTTGACTTCTACAGtgtaaaaaagtgaaaagtgaaagtgacatgacagacagacagttttGTGAATGTAAGTTTTGTGAATTCCAAATAGACGTGGATAATGCAGACAGTGCTATTTCTTCCAGCAATGGTGGTACCAATATTAAATGATCTGATCAATTAATACTTCAAGCATGGTTTTTCTaatattatgtcagatagttttgtACCTGGTTGGCTGCTGGTACTTCTTTGGTGATGCTGCAGGGTGCGAGTGTGAGCACTGGGAGATCCTGACCCTCGACTATACGAGATTCTAGACAGTTCTGTCTCTGCCGGATCACACCAGACTTACCATCGGAATCATCAGGAACTCTAGATTTAGTGAATGAAACAGCACAATGTAATGATAATAAATACCCCACAAAAAAAGAGAGGGGAAATAATACAAATTAGGTCCTTAAATATCTCAACAGTTTCTACTAGGAAGCAATGCAAATGATAAAATTTTTTTAAGTCTACTGACTTTTAATTGTAGactttggcaaatctgagcaaaGTTTGGGACAATatataaaaaccaatatatatggTATATGTGATCCATGTTCGTTTTATTTCTATATACTCGATTTCAACTCTCACTGGtgtctatttttattaaatgaaggATAAAAGGAagcataaaaaatgtaattgttcaaaTTAAGACTCAAATGAAACATCATTGAAAACCACTTTAATCTTACATTACAAGagcaaaatctaaatatttaaatgtttttttttaataattaaagttTAGTTAAATGTCTGCAAAAGAGTATCAACATTAACTAATTTAGATCCCGTATTAATGACAATGGCATAAAAAAACAGTTGTCTTTTacagacaaaaatactgaaaGTATATGAAATCTGCCATAGTGGGTGAAAAATCTTTCCCTCGAGACAGATGAAAGCAACTAGTGCACAACAAAACAGCTTTAGACATAGAGGGGCCTTATACTGCCATGCTAAATAACATGGCACTTTAAAATTATCAATCACCACCCGCAgacactcaaatacacacaccaCACTGACTCCTCAACTCACTTGAGCTCTGGATAGACATTGTCCAGATACCACTTGAAGGATTTGCACTTGAGACTCTTGCGGAGCTCTTGCCTGCCGTGAATGCTGATAAGAGAggaagagaatgagtggaataAGAGATGAATCTTTTCCCTAATGCCTCCCCATTATagatgcacataaacacacacatgctatCAGTCACTCACTCTCCGTAGGATTTTCCCCTAGCAGCCGGTCGAGCTGAGTAGTAGAACAGTTTGAACTCATCCATCCAAACCTCAGCAGTCCTTCTGGTGTTCCTGAAACAGAAAGAGCACTGAATGTGAGCACTGAAAGTGTCTTATACTAAACACTTCACTCAGAGATACACACTTCAGCCTAAAGAAGATCATTTGGATGACCTGCCATTTCATCAGTAAAAAGTTGTGTAAAGACACAACTTTTATACACACTTGCAACTGTAATTCTGAGAAAATCGGAGCAGAAAACTCACCGCCACATTCTATGGCTTTTATGGATTTTCAGAGGGAGTGAAGGtgatatatacactatatatacagTCACTTTTTCTTGTATGAAAACTGGTGTCATGCACTGCACATCTAGGTTCGTCAAGACATTTTATTGTAGGTTATACACTAAAAACTATACATATACGAACCATATCTgatttctatactgtatatatctaaCATAACTGCTAACAGATGTAAAAAGACACAGTTTTTAAGATTATCCAGTAAAGCCAGCTAAAGCTTTCAGCAATTATTCATTAGCGCCTCTGAACTATACGAGGAAACAGATTTTGTTGACTGAGCACACTGCATAGCAATTCAGATTCAGAAAGAATGTTGTGCTATGCCCTTAATATTTCATTCGGTTTCATGCTGAGGTTTTTCCCTGGAGGCGAAACGTGATAAAAGCAAACAAATTTTACACTGCAGATTTTCTTCCAGGCAGAAGTTGGAGTATTATCTCTATCTTTGGCAAGAAAAATCCAACAAATAACACAGAAAAACATCCGAcagagattaaaataaaaaagattaacaTATTCAAATTTACAGGTTAACAACCCCCAAGGACAAAACAAGGTCTTCTGATGTTGATAAAAAGTGTTACATCCTTTATCAGCAGGAATATATTATCAAAAACTCAGCTGGATATGCTGGATATGAACTATTATAATAAGTATGTGCACTTCTCAGGACTCTTACTTTATGTAGGTGTTGGCATTGCCCTCCGGGAAGATGTAAGGATGTTTCTTGCGGAAGACGTGGCCGACCCTGCTACAGGGAATGATTTCCAGGCTTCCTCCACACATCCATACTCTAAAAGAAATctctaaaacacaaaacaataaacACCAATCACAGTGTGCTATACAGTATTTTAATAGCATTATGGCCTTAGAGAGCATACACTAGCAAACGTTTTAagtcattacaatttatttatttatctatttacctaccaagactgcatttatttgatcatactTATTATTGCTACTATTATTATaggaaaagtattaatttataaaaaaaaatcttactgaccccaaacagtaGCTAATATTGCAGAAATTTATAAAATGCATGTGAATAGTATGTCATGTAAAGTAATATAACTTGCTGACATGTGTATATGTAATTTAAAGGAGCCCTCCAGGATACAACTTCACTCTTACGCCAAGAATTAGATCATACAGTTGAAATCTTCTGTCTAAATATGCTACTGCCCAATGCTCATTTGCAATTATGAGCACAGTAGCCTACTTAAGTCTGAATAAACCAGCCCTGCTCCAGTCTAATTCTGTCACATATGCATGGTTAATGATGGTTTAACCCAGCGCAGAGAGAACCATCCAATTCCCCCTCAGTGCATTGCTCTTAAGAATTTTATAGAGCCAAGAAAAAAATATACCAGTTAAATAAAGGCACCAAAATATGGTTTGAGAAAATTGCTTCCAGAGCTATTTCTAAGTTCAAATGTCATTGTGTGCCATTTCCTCTCCGCGATGAAACAACAACTCTAAGTATCCTCTGTCAGAGCTTGATCAAGGAAGGAAAGTGATTGAGGCTTATGTGCTGTCAGACAGGTGCTCTCATGCATAGTAATAACTCACCAAAGTTCTCCCCTCCCCAGATGTCCATGGCTGTGTCATATTTTCCCAAGCGATTGAACCAGGATCTGTCAATCACAAAAAGTCCTCCTGCTATGATGGGCGTTCTGATGGttgaaagaatgaaaaaagagTGAACATTAAGTCTTGACACTAAACACTTCAATCCAGGTGACTGCTTAAAATACTGCTGTCACTCAGGATAGATGTTTGAAAACATTTCCTTTTGAATGTGGTTCGGTGAAGAGTCTTGGAATGAGGAAAGAGAATAAAAGGCCActgaagtgagtgtgtgtggaaaCAGTACAGCCCAGTTCTCATTCTCTGGATGAAGCTCAGCTTGCCCTTCAAAATCACTGTACTCAGAGAGCTGCTTCAAACATTAAGGACACTGGAGGAAACGGCTGTGGTATTATCGGAAGCATTTGAATTTCATCAGCCGTAATCTCTCATTGTGAAGTGGTAGGACACATGTTTCATCTGCTGCTTCTCAGGGCTGCTCACAAACTTTCATTTCAGATTCATTTACTCTTCACAAATCTGTTCTCATCTCGTTTTAGAAGGCAGAAACAAAGCCCAAAAGCTTCAACAATTGCTTCAAATAATTTCTAGGACAAAAGTATGgaaataaatcaaatgtatgtTATTGCCAGATTTGAGAGATGGTCCTCACTGCAAAACACAAGatccagatccaactcctcccaaTTTACATTTCTACTGAGATTTCATAGTATGTAGCAATTGTCATCAGATCTCTTAAAAAAACTGTTCACATCTCCTATACAATAGTGCACAAGTGGCATGATTTGAGTTGTCCATAGCACAAACATTTGGGAATGGTTACGAGTTTAAACAGATATGAATAGCAAGTATGAGCAATATCAATATTTGCTTTTTCAAACACCACATAATAACTATCTTATGGGACGCTCATATATAGAAACTACTTTTAGCATCATCAAACCCACTCTGGATTTTAACTGCACACCCCTGCTGTATTTGGAATAATTTActctatttaaataattatactctATTAAAAAGtcaataagattttaaaaatataaattactaCTTTTATATAGCATggaggcattaaattgataaGAAGTAAGAGTAAAAacagttataatgttacaaaagatttttactttaataaatgctGATTTCTACATTAATGAAAACCTCAGAGAATCtggaaaaaaatattagtttttcacaaaaatattaagcaggacaatgttttcaactgataaaaataaatgtttctgagcagcaaatcaacatattggaatgattctgaaagatcatgtgacacagtgAGCATAATTTCCACTTGTCAAACACTCTAAAGAATAGAGCAATACGTTAGTGTACAAACTGCAGAGCTTTATCAATACGTTTCTGCATTGGGCTAACACATACAGTACCACGGTTGTTTGGGTGTTTATCATCGAGCTGTAGGCTAAGTAATGGTGATGGGCATTCTGTTATTGGGATGCGCTGCACACAGTAGACCAATCACGACAGACTGGGTCATCAGACCAATCACCGCAGTTTAGCGTcatgcaaaggaggggtttggaaaaatttaTCTTTAAACTAATCGTTTGGGAGtcattaaaaaggaaaaaataaatgcataatttaagataatgaaagtgttttttgaccttgaatGCATGTCAAACTGTTGTTGGggctcccaaaaccaaaatatgaacctttcattacccataataggggcagtttaaaaaatgtaaagcaaCACACTGTAGACAGTAGTTCAGGTAAAAAGAATTGTTGGAAATCATATAAAATGGCAGAAACATTAATTATTTGCAATAATGATCCAATCCTAGACTCTTCTATATATTTCAGAATTcacaaaagtttcattttttttatattacgtcacaaataaacacaaactctTGCCAGTCAGGGAAACAACTGGCTGTCAGTCAGCGGTCATGGTTGTGCTGTCCTTCTCACATATCATCCTGAAATTCATACCACTGCTTTCCATCTGcgtccacacatacacacagcttTCAGTGACTCAGTTGCCACTGATCTATTCTGCATCTGTTGGTGGATGGGCTGCGAGAGACCCAGGCCGGTGCACAGCACCCACAGGAGCAGACGGGATCTGAGCCTCTCTCAGTCTGACTGCCTGCTTATCTGAGCTATTAACAGCCTTCATTACAACAGCCTCTGAGAGCGCAAGGCACAGTGTGAATTACACCATaacaagaagagagagagacaaagacaatggaggaggaggagaaaaaaCAACCAGGATTTAAATGTTGatgttattttgtttataataaataattaaaactgattAAAGATATTTATAGCAactcaatattttaataataaaaaaatttttttaatcaaaatgtagtAAATTTCTCCACATctaaagcttttctttttttgtgttacCAAGGCTGCACGAGGGAGGAAAACAATATTAACCAAGCAGATTTTTATATTTCCTGGAGAAAATGATTGATTCTTGCCTTTGTAAAACTCCCCCACACTGTGTAAAAGAGGCTCCAGTCTTCTCACTCCCTGTGTATTTAAGGCCAAGCCAATTCTCACCAACCACAGCACAATAATCATCAATTTGAAATTAATCTGAAATTAATCAGTACATCAATTTGAGACTGAAACTGAAATTATTCACTTCATAAAATTTAGATTCAATActacataattataataatataattatattattaataaaccaAGCTGTGGGTTTTCGCCAGGTTGTTACTATAGTTTCAGCatgttgctttgtggttgctagggtgtctcCAGGTAACTTCTTACTACCGGCTTAAGTTAGAAAATCGCCTCCAAGTTTCTATGATATTCTGAAACCTAAATATGGGCACTGCAGTGTTTTTTGTGTATCTTTGtagcattttaatttagaaacgagttttaataaattaataatacaacccgaattccggaaaagttgggacgttttttaaattttaataaaatgaaaactaaaggaatttcaaatcacatgagccaatattttattcacaatagaacatagataacgtagcaaatgtttaaactgagaaattttacacttttatccacttaattagctcatttaaaatttaatgcctgctacaggtctcaaaaaagttggcacgggggcaacaaatggctaaacaagcaagcagttttgaaaagattcagctgggagaacatctagtgattaattaagttaattgatatcaggtctgtaacatgattagctataaaagctttgtcttagagaagcagagtctctcagaagtaaagatgggcagaggctctccaatctgtgaaagactgcgtaaaaaaattgtggaaaactttaaaaacaatgttcctcaacgtcaaattgcaaaggctttgcaaatctcatcatctacagtgcataacatcatcaaaagattcagagaaactggagaaatctctgtgcgtaagggacaaggccggagacctttattggatgcccgtggtcttcgggctctcagacgacactgcatcactcatcggcatgattgtgtcaatgacattactaaatgggcccaggaatactttcagaaaccactgtcggtaaacacaatccgccgtgccatcagcagatgccaactaaagctctatcatgcaaaaaggaagccatatgtgaacatggtccagaagcgccgttgtgtcctgtgggccaaggctcatttaaaatggactatttcaaagtggaatagtgttttatggtcagacgagtccaaatttgacattcttgttggaaatcacggacgccgtgtcctccgggctaaagaggagggagaccttccagcatgttatcagcgttcagttcaaaagccagcatctctgatggtatgggggtgcataagtgcatacggtatgggcagcttgcatgttttggaaggctctgtgaatgctgaaaggtatataaaggttttagagcaacatatgcttccctccaaacaacgtctatttcagggaaggccttgtttatttcagcaggacaatgcaaaaccacataaagcagctataacaacagcatggcttcgtcgtagaagagtccgggtgctaacctggcctgcctgcagtccagatctttcacctatagagaacatttggcgcatcattaaacgaaaaatacttcaaagacgaccacgaactcttcagcagctggaaatctatataaggcaagaatgggaccaaattccaacagcaaaactccagcaactcatagcctcaatgcccagacgtcttcaaactgttttgaaaagaaaaggagatgctacaccatggtaaacatgccccgtcccaactattttgagacctgtagcagaaatcaaaatt encodes:
- the galnt14 gene encoding polypeptide N-acetylgalactosaminyltransferase 14, which gives rise to MKRLSRKLTLALAALFWIAALLYFILLNSRKILPDQRNEQPQVKEISDAEWDDLLEEFEEKSYLNAHRWKPGQDPYSLYAFNQRESERIPSNRALRDTRHYRCTTLHYDPDLPSTTIVITFHNEARSTLLRTVRSVLNRTPVHLIHEIILVDDFSEDPNDCLLLTKLPKVKCLRNKRREGLIRSRVRGAETAGAGILTFLDSHCEVNKDWLPPLLQRVKEDPTCVASPVIDIINMDTFAYVAASSDLRGGFDWSLHFKWEQLSAEKRSQRADPTEPIKTPIIAGGLFVIDRSWFNRLGKYDTAMDIWGGENFEISFRVWMCGGSLEIIPCSRVGHVFRKKHPYIFPEGNANTYIKNTRRTAEVWMDEFKLFYYSARPAARGKSYGDIHGRQELRKSLKCKSFKWYLDNVYPELKVPDDSDGKSGVIRQRQNCLESRIVEGQDLPVLTLAPCSITKEVPAANQEWIYTHGQQIRQQQHCLSVSTTFPASQILLVPCNISDGKQRWQKSGTHLEHLASRFCVDSEMALDGIESSKMLVISPCELSAHTQRWEMPFS